ACGCCCCTCAGGGCTGCCTCGGGAAGGGCCTTTGAAGTACATCCTTCCTTCTTCCAGAACATGCgattcccagcagctccttcgAGAAGACACTGGAATCTCTCCACCTCCCGAGCTCCTCTGACCTCTGGGGAAtgggcaggctgcaggcaagaggatgaggaggaagtcTGGGCCATCAGggctggccaggagctgcagacacAGTGTCTGGGCTTATGTCCGGCTGTGTCTGCACCCCAGTACTGTCGGTACCAGAGCCCTGGAGCATCCTCTGTCAGACCCATTGGCTGTCTGGGGTGCTTGGGAAGGCACTTCTGGCTTCCCTCACCCAGGGGTTTCTGAGGATGTGGAGAGGAGGGGGATTACTGCAGGTGCAAGAGactgggtttgggtttggtgtCTGCACATGTTCAGTTGGCAGGTGAGGTGAAGAGCTGCATTTTGGTTGTACCTGTGGGTTTTCAGTGCCATGAGAACAGGCTGGGACGCTGCAGTTCCAGCTCCAGGTGGGAAATTTCCCACCTTTCCCTGCTATGCATTTCCAGTAGAACTTTTCCTCCAGTAGCAGTAGATAAGGTTTTGCTCAAGTTGAAAAAGGCCTTTTGGTGCACTTGAGGTGAGCTGGGAACTCAGCCAGGTGTAGATTGCAGACTGCTTTGAGTGCTGCCCATAAGGTGAGTTGGAAGCCTCATGGACTTGTTTCTCTTTCCTCACAGAGCCTTCAGCTACGCCTGAGGCCTCTGTGCCATGGAGCAATCAAGGTTACACATGGATCTTGATTGTTGCAGGTATGTGAGACTCAAGAGTGCTGCACATGGTCTTGGACCTACCTACCTTGGCCTATAAATTGAGTAGGGATCAATTCCAGACCTCTATCGGGAGCTGCTTTTGCTGCACTGGGAGGACTAAGGGAGGCCTGACACCACAGCTTAACTATTGCTGTGCCTTGGGTGTGTTGTGTCCTTGGAAAGGCCATTCCCTGCAATCTGGCACTAGCTTACCTCCTCTCTGTCTGTCCCTTGCCCTGGGGGACACTGCTCATCTCTGCTTGCAGGCTCATGGTGttgagcagcagtgccctgtcgcaagagcagagcagtgagtgGGTTTCTGCTTGTGCCCTCTCCTCTCTAGGGCTCCTGATTATCCTGGTAGTGGCAAGTTCTGTTGCTGCGTGGGCTCTGTCCAAAGCAAAACGCAGATCTGACACCTCCAGTCTAGAAAAAGcctccagggagcagctgatGCCTGGCAAGGGCCAGAAAGGCTCCTTGCCCTGAAGGGTAAGTGTTTTGCATCCCATGTGCTCCAAGTGCCTGAGGGAGAAATTTGTTCTTGCCTTGTGTTTCTGGCTTCGAGAGCTTTCCCCTTGGAAGGGGGGTAGGTTTTGGGGGTTAGGTTTTCCCAGCTTCCCTGATTCCTGCCAACCAGGGGCGTGGGGTTTTggtctgccctgcagcagcagaactctCCCCTTTCCGCCCTGCTGCCAAGGACATGGAGCAGTCCTGCTGAGATACTGATCTTCTAGTGTGGGACTTTTTCCTCCACTTTGCATAAATTGAATTCAAACTAGGTTTCTTCCCAAAGGACTGTCAATAACCAGGTGTTTTTCTGGCTTTGTAACAGGGATCCTTCTCCCAAGGTGATAAGGTGAGACTAGCCTGGTCTGTCCCCTGCTCACCACAGAGCCTGACTGAATTGGACATCAGCTCTCAAATCTGGCTTGTTACACTGGAATACCAAGAGGATGCTCCCTTTATGAATGGTTCTTAGATTGTAGGACTGCCTTGGCTCCAGAAATAGCACAGGACCTTCCCTGGCACTGTCCATCAGCCCCCCCAAAGGTGTCAGAAATGCCTTCACTGTTCTGCATGACAGTTGTTACTGCAGATGCCCACCACTGTGGCCTTGGACTCAAAGATGTTTTTCTCCTTGAAATGCCACGTGCTCTTCAACTGTCTCCTTCCACTTCCAGCCAAGAGCCTTTTGTCATCCGTCCCATTCTTCCCCCTGGATTTTGTTAGGGAACAGGAACTTTCTCACCTATTTCCAAAAGCACTCACTGGCTGCACAGGTCAGACAAATACTCCATGTTTGCACTACTGTTTGATGCTGCTCAGCCCCCTGCACGAGAGGCTTTACTGACAGTGCCACTGTGGGGGTGACAGTTGCtctggctttgctgtgctctcACCTGAGCCCATGTGGGGCAAGGAGCTCCttggccctgggctggcagctcctttCACACTCCCTTCTTCCACAGCATCTCCATGCTTGGCAGACCCACTCTGCCCACCCCAGTGCTGAATGCTGCATGGGGCTTCTCTTAACATTCTTAATGGCATCTCCTTAAAACTGTTCTGACAtgagtggtgtccctcagggtcCGTACTGGGACCAGCGCCATTCCGGGTTTTCATCAGCGCGTAGAGTGAGATCAGGTGGACCCTCAGCCAGTCTGAGGATGAGACCAGGCTGAGGagtgcagctggggagggggatgTCATCTGGAGGGACCTTCAGGCCCACAGGAATCTCATGAAGTTTGATAAGTTTGCACTTTTGTTAGGGCAAACCCTGGAGAAGAGATGGCTCCAGGGAGCTTTGTTGTGTCTTGTCCATGTCTGAAGGGGAGATTGTAAGAAACAGGGAGAGGCTTTTCACCAAGGCCTGTAAGGACAAGGGGCAGCAGGTACAAACTGACAGAGGATGGGCCTAGGTAGGACACAAAGGAGGATTTTATGATGAGGCCCTGGctcaggttgcccagagcagctgcgactgcctcatccctgggaccaagctggacagggctctgagcgTCTTGGTCtagtggaggtgtccctggaagTAAGCCATGTCTTTGGCCAGGGCTCCACGTGCCACTCACACAGTGTCTGACCCAAGGACTGGTGCTGTGTATCTGTCAGAACTGACTGTGCAGGGGCAGATTAGTGCCCAGTGCCTCTGGTTCAGCATTGGCCACGTGTACCTTGCACAAGTGATCACGGAGTGTGCCAAGCTGCTGCCTTGACTGCTGACCTCTGTGCCTTGAAGGTGGGAGCTTGGCTTGCCAAGCAGACACCAGTCCCCAGCCTTGGAGTAGGAGTCTTCCGCTCCTGGATAGTGTGAGTGCTGCCATACCCCAGGGGAGTAACTTCTATATGTGGTGTGGAGTCCTGAGTTATTCCAGGGCTGCTATTTTTAGTACCAAGGAGTTATTTGCAAGGGCACACACAACCTGTTTCCAGGGACAGAGATAGCTGTGGTGACTGACACAGGAGAATAAAGAATGTAAAATGAACAATTTCtggagttttttatttttcctggatATGGGCATTTGCATGGATTCTGTATTTGGGAGGCCGGGGGCTGTATGACCTTTGGATTGTCACATCCTGGGAAAGAGGACTTGGGGTGGGTGGGCTGGCATGGGGTGCAGTGAGGaggccagtgctgctgtgcctgcctgggaCAGATGTGACTCCAACACACACCAGCTGTAGCAGAGAAGATGAAATACAGGAACAAAGCAAACAGAGAGGGTGGGGACAGAAAGAACAGATGCCACAGTAGCAcctctgctgctactgctgaACCGTGGACAAGCAGGGAGCTCAGCCAAAAACAAGGTGAAAAAAATGCCTGAACTTGTCCCTTCTTTGCCAGAGCTGAACACGAAGTGgggagcactgcagggcaggaggggctccaggagTCCTGGCAGgactgggctgagctggggccaGTTGAAGCGCTGGTGCTGGCAGGGCCATGTGGCCACAGTCAGCTGTCACCAGCCGGTCGCAGATCgtgctctgagctgcagggccGAGCCCAGCCCGGCTGTTCTGTGGTACAAGGCAGAGTgttcctccctgccatggggactGAGGCCCTGGGGCAAACTCACGAGACATTGCAGGTCTTGCTTTCTGCTCACTGAGCTGAGTGCTTCAGggttgaaagaaaaacattttatggATTTGTGCCAAAACTCGGGGCTGTGTTTCTGACAGCAATTTCCCTTCCTCTGtccggtgctggaattgttTTTGTTGTTCTAATCCCCAGGCTCAGAGACTTCAATTGTAGTGGAGCCCAAGCTGCTTTTCAGGCCAGGAGCATCTTTGTGCTCCATGTCTCTGTATTTAATTAGACCAGTTCACGGAGATCAGTGTGATGTTTTACATGTTGAAGTAGGGTCATGTTTCAGGATAAGACCTCAAAGATCAGCCTGTTGAATTTTGGTTCCCCTTTTACTTGCAAATCCAAAGGattatttcctccttttcaattccaataCTTCAGAGGAACTTTTACTGCCTACTTGCATTTCCAGTGTCCTgttccctgttcctgtccctgcctgggtgAGTCGTGGAGCTGAAGGCTGATGTgatggcacagggcagggacacagcagcagcttgtCCCTCAGGGAATCTTCTTGGACACTGTGGAGGTGGAGGTGGTGCCTTCACCTCATCCCCTCTAAATCTGCACTGTGGAACTTGAGGGATGAGCTGAGAGGTCATGACCATCTCCCTTCCCTGGCTGTGACAGCTGACAGCCGGGGCAACTGCATTAGCCTTTAGCGAAGGGCTGGTGCCAAGAGCAGCATCTGGTGTGGGGATACAAAGCCAGTACAAATCCTGCATGTCTGCACCTTCCTGTCCCATCAACAGGGGGTAAATTGAGGCAAGTTTGTGCTGTTTCTAGTTTGCTGTCATGGATGTCCTTCCAGGACACAGCATCCAGCAAATGAAAACAGCTAATAAGAACAGAATAAGGGAAAAGAGAAGTGCAGAGCTAGAAATAGTTCCTTACATAAAGGACTAGTGCCTCAATCTCATTAGTGTCTTAAGGAGCGGGCACTTGGCCGCCTCCGAGTGCTCCGATGCAAACCCCAATCAGATCAGCAATCGGCTTTGGGACCCCGGCAGGTGCCACgtggcactgggacacagctgtgccccTCTCGCTGCCCCAAGCCTGCAGCACCGTCCCAGTCAGCGTGTGGCCATGGGAGCGTTCCCatgaaggcagagctgctgtcctgTGGCCAGGAGCAGGAGTCGCCGCTGCGGGAGGCCGGGCACCATGAGGCAGCAGCGCGCCCGGCGCGCGAGTCTCGCGGCCAGCCTCAAGATCGGGGATCACCGGGGCCGCTGCCGGAGCCCGGAGGAAGAGGAATCCTACATCCCATTTGCACAGGATAGCCTGGTAAGGCAATGGAACTCCATGCAGAACGTGGCAGATGGTAGCCAGGAGAAGAGCCAGACTCCCATCCAAAGGAACAAGTATCTGCTCAACATTAATGTGGGTGGCAAATTGTTCCAGATAGCTTACAAGGTACTTGCCCAATACCCCATCACCCGGCTTGGGAAGCTGGCACTCTATACAGACCCCGTgaagaagctgcagctctgtgatgATTACTTGGTGCAGAAGAACGAGTACTTCTTTGATAGAGATCCTTcaattttccactacatcttcCACTTCTACCGCAGTGGGGTCCTGTGGGTGATGGATGAGATGTGCCCCAGTAACTTTGTGGAGGAAATCGAGTACTGGGGAATCCATTTGAAATACTCCCAACGCTGCTGCCGGATCCTGTTAGAGGAAAAGCGAGATGAACTCAGTGAGTACCTGAAAATAGAGAAGGAACTGGAGGCAGAactggagcccctggagtcAGGGACGCAGTTTGATGGCAAGTTTCTGGGTCGGTTTCGGAAGATGGTCTGGAACCTCATTGAGAACCCGTACTCTTCTGTCCCAGCCAAGATCATCGCTGTCATGTCAAGCTTCTTTGTGCTTATCTCCATTGTGGGCATGACACTGAGCACAGTGGAGGAGATGAAAAACAAGACAGGGAAAATGTGGATGGAGCAGATGGAGATGATCTGTGCCATCTTCTTCACCTCTGAATATCTCATGAGGCTCATATCCTCCTCCAGCTTCAAGAACTTTCTGCGGGCAGCATTTAATGCTATAGACCTGGTGGCCATCCTGCCCTTCTACATCCAGCTCCTCTTTGAAAATCTGGATGATGGAGAAATGCAATACCATGAGGAGCTGCACAAGGTGGAGAATGTGAGCAAGCTGGGCAAAGTCCTCAAGCTCATCAAGCTCATGAGGATCTTCCGCATCCTCAAGCTGGCACGGCACT
The Melospiza georgiana isolate bMelGeo1 chromosome 26, bMelGeo1.pri, whole genome shotgun sequence genome window above contains:
- the LOC131093712 gene encoding potassium voltage-gated channel subfamily V member 2-like, with the translated sequence MRQQRARRASLAASLKIGDHRGRCRSPEEEESYIPFAQDSLVRQWNSMQNVADGSQEKSQTPIQRNKYLLNINVGGKLFQIAYKVLAQYPITRLGKLALYTDPVKKLQLCDDYLVQKNEYFFDRDPSIFHYIFHFYRSGVLWVMDEMCPSNFVEEIEYWGIHLKYSQRCCRILLEEKRDELSEYLKIEKELEAELEPLESGTQFDGKFLGRFRKMVWNLIENPYSSVPAKIIAVMSSFFVLISIVGMTLSTVEEMKNKTGKMWMEQMEMICAIFFTSEYLMRLISSSSFKNFLRAAFNAIDLVAILPFYIQLLFENLDDGEMQYHEELHKVENVSKLGKVLKLIKLMRIFRILKLARHSTGLRAFSFTMRQCYQQVCCLLLFIAMGVFTFSALIHSVEHDVPGTDFTSIPCAWWWAAVSLSTVGYGDTVPDTILGRMVAFVCISFGIILNGMPISILYNKFSDYYAKLKAHEMSQSLQLSRRIQLKQRVLRKFSECWRADPRYYR